Within the Thermococcus sp. CX2 genome, the region CACCAACAAAGGGGCCTTGATAGCGAGCAACCATCCAGAACCGGAGCTCGTGATAGCGGCTCACGTGGATACTCTCGGGGCGATGGTGAAGGGAATCCTTCCGGATGGACATCTCTCATTCACAAGAATCGGCGGTCTTCTTCTGCCCACCTTCGAGGGCGAGTACTGCACCATAATAACCCGCTCGGGCAAGCGCTATCGCGGAACGCTCCTCCTCAAGAACCCGAGCGTCCACGTGAACAGAGATGCCGGAAAGAAGGAGCGCAAGGAGGAGAACATGTACATAAGGCTCGATGCAGAGGTCGAGAAGAGAGAAGACACCGAAAAGCTCGGCATAAGGCCAGGCGATTTCATAGCCTTTGATGCAAAGTTTGAGTACGTGAACGGCTTCGTCAAGGCCCACTTCCTCGATGACAAGGCGAGCGTGGCCGTGCTGATAGACTTAATCCTTGACTTGGGAGCCGAAGCCCTTGAGAAGCTTCCGGTAGCGTTCTTCTTCTCGCCCTACGAAGAGGTCGGCCACGGCGGTTCGGCTGGCTATCCACCAACGATAAAGGAGCTGCTCGTTGTGGACATGGGCGTCGTCGGCGATGGCGTCGCTGGCAAAGAGACGGCCGTTTCAATAGCGGCCAAAGATTCAAGCGGCCCCTATGACTACGGCATGACGACGAAGCTGATAGAGCTGGCGGAGAAGCACGACATCCCCCACGTCATTGATGTCTTCCCCTACTACGGCTCTGACGGGAGCGCCGCCCTGAGGGCGGGCTGGGACGTCCGTGTGGCGCTCATAGGCCCTGGAGTTCACGCAAGCCACGGCATGGAGCGCACTCACGTCAAGGGGCTTAATGCGACGAAAGAGTTGATCAGAGCTTATATCGAGGAGAAGTTCGGGGTTTGAACATCTCCTTCTTTACCCTTCTGAAAGCCGACCCACAGAAATTCCTATCAGACTCCTTCTTGCGAGAAGCTACTCATTACATCGCCATCAAAGGAGAAAAATCGAGAGGGAAGCCTCACTCTAACTTAGCCCCACACCGGGCAGAACTGGCACCCTCAGGGACTACGTGGCCGTTGTGCTGACCATGCCAAGGTTCTGGAGGTGGCCGGATGGGTCCTCGACTGGCTCGACTCCCTCGAGGCCGGCATAGACGTCTACGAAAAGGAATTCTACGGGGACTGAGTTTTATTTTCTCCTTTGAGCTCTTTTATCAGCCCAACCAGCTCCCAGAGGTCGCTTACGTAGTAGTCAGCACCCTCCACCTTTCCGAAGCGGGTGACGTTGACGGCCTTCATTCCCGCGCGGTGGGCAGCCAAAACGTCATGAGTGCTGTCACCAACCACTATGGCCTCCTCCGGCTTGAGGCCCAGCGCCTTGAGGGCCTTCTCCACGAGGTAGGGATTGGGCTTAACTCCATCTAGATTGGAGTAGTCCTTGCCGTAAACAACGTCGAAGTACTTCCTCAGGCCGAAGATGTCAAGGACGAACTCTGTGCACTCCTGGGAGGCGTTGCTCACCGCGGCGAGCTTCAGGCCCATCTCCTTCAGCTCTCCCAGAGCATCAACGTCAGGGAAAGGCTTTATTCTTCCCATCTCCGCCATTTTCCTGCGGTATTCCAGGTTCACCTCGTCCACGAGCTTCCAGAACTCGACGTGATCGATCCCAAAGCGCTCGACGTAGCTCCTGGGCAACTCACCGGTCACCGTTTTTCGGTAGTTTTCGTAGTCCAGCTCTATTCCCTGCCTCCTGAGCGCGGGGAGAACCCAGTTCTCGTACCATTCGCGGTGATCATAGCCCTCATAGTAGACGAGGGTCTCATCCACGTCGAAGATTAAACCCTTAAGCATGCCTCAGCCTCCTGGACTGCTCATCACTTTACCGCGAAGCGCGGTTTCAGCCGGTTGATCCTTCTTCATCGGCGAAAGGAGTTAAGGAAAAAGGGGTTAAAAGCTTAGGGCTCAGAAGAGCTCCTCAAGCTTGACGTCTATCTTGTCGGGGTTGAACGGAAGGACGTGCCGGGTGGTCTTGGGTGAGTAAACTTCTCCCCTCTTGACGAGCTCCATGACTTCTTCCTTGCTCGGGGCCTTCCTGATGAAGACGTAGTCTATCTCGCCCTTTGCCATGTCTTCTCTAGCATCTTCCTTGAGGCCATAGTAGATGAGCTCAATCTTGCCCTCAACGCTCATCTCGTCGAGAACCTTACTCACCTTCTTCTGCTCCTCAAGGCCACCAGGAATGGCAAAGCTCTTCTCGCCGACGAGGGCAAATGCTATCTCGCCACTCTCGGCCTTCTCCTCGGCCTCTGGATCCTCGATGACTTCGAGACCCTCGGCCTTGAGCCTCTCGAGAACCTCTTCGAGGCTGCCCTTGAAGGCAGGATACCAGGTGTAGACCTTTACATCGTCGCTGAAGTAGTCGAGAATGACCGACGGGGCGCGCTTGGCGCCGAGCTTCTGAAGGCCGGCCCAGCGGTGGTGGCCGTCAACGATGAGGTACATGTCCTCGCCCGGGACCTTCGCGAGGAGCATCGGCTTCCAGAAGAGGCCGGAGCCGGTGACGCTCTCGATGAATGCCTCGAGCTCCTTCTGGACGAGCTGCTCGTGGGGCTTCATCTTGTCGAGCTCGATAAAAACGTAATCAACCTTAACCGTCGGGATGTCATACTTCGGAACCTTTTCGACTCCCATTATCGCGACCTCCTTCAGCATTAGACCTGCAGACGAAAATCGAAGTAGAAGATAAAAAGGCTTTCCTTGTTTTACTGCCAGGTTAAACCGATGATTATGCATCTCACCTGGCCCTTCCGTGAGGATTTTCCGGAACAACGGTTAAAACCTTGAGTGATGATATAACCCTGATGAGGAACGTCGCTGATTTACCTCTCCACGGTGGCCACGTTCCGCCCTGGCTGGCCCAGAGGATGAGAAGGCTCACCCGCTTAGTCCTTCTTCTGGCTGTGGATGAGTACGGGACTAAAGGTCTCTTGGAGAGGCTATCCGACCCGGTGTGGTTTCAGGCCTTCAACAACGTCATAGGCATGGACTGGGACTCCTCAGGGAGCACGACGGTAACGGCCGGGATGATAAAGGACGCCCTCTGGCGGGAGGAGCTGGGCGTTAAGGCCGCTGGTGGAAAGGGCAAGAAGAGCAGGGCAACGCCGGAGGAGCTGAAAATCATAGCCGAGATCTACGACCTCGACCCGACTCCATACGTCAGAACGTCCAGGCTAGTGGCAAAGGTCGACACCGTGGCCCTCCAGACTGGCTATCAGCTGTACCACCACGTCTTCTTCCTGGACGAAGAGGGCAACTGGGCAGTGATACAGCAGGGTATGAACGAGAGGGAAAGGCTCGCGAGGCGCTTCCACTGGTTTGACGCTGAGGTCTTTACCCTCGACCCCCACAAGGGCATAGCAGGCCTTAAACGGGAGTTTGCGCTGAACACTGTCTCGAAGGAGGCCAGGGAATACCAGAAGACGCTTCTCGATATCATCCAGGAAAAGCCAGTGAAGATAGAGCGCGAGCTTGAGAGCCTCAAGGCCATAGCGAGGGGCTACCGCCCGTTGGTTTATTACAAGCCCCGCGATGTGGATGAGAAGGCCCTTATTCAGAAGTACGAAAGCCTAGGTAGGCTGGAGCTTAACAAGAGAGCCCTTGAGTTCGCCCGCGAGCTGAGCGTGAATAACTACGAGAAGCTTCTCCTCCTGAAGGGCCTCGGCCCGAGCACGCTGAGGGCTCTATCGCTCGTTCTGGAGCTTGTTTACGATGTCCACCCGTCGTGGAAGGATCCGGTAACACACCCGCCGGATCCATTCAAGTTCACCTACGCCGTTGGGGGCAAAGACAGGGTGCCGTTCCCGGTCGAGAGGAAGACCTACGACGAGTTGATAAGCTTCTTAGAACGGCTCATCGAGAAGAACCCACAGGAGAAGGCCCTCGTCCGGAACGTGACGAAGATAACGAAGAACTGGAAGTTCCCAGAGGAAGAGAAGAGGGCGACATAATAGTAGTGTGTCAAAATCAAAAATGTTAAATCTTTATGTTTTAAAATTTTTATTGGTGACTACTATGATGTGGTACACACATGCAG harbors:
- a CDS encoding M42 family metallopeptidase, which encodes MERVVEVLKEILEIPSPTGYTVEVMEHIGNLLRENGVNTYYTNKGALIASNHPEPELVIAAHVDTLGAMVKGILPDGHLSFTRIGGLLLPTFEGEYCTIITRSGKRYRGTLLLKNPSVHVNRDAGKKERKEENMYIRLDAEVEKREDTEKLGIRPGDFIAFDAKFEYVNGFVKAHFLDDKASVAVLIDLILDLGAEALEKLPVAFFFSPYEEVGHGGSAGYPPTIKELLVVDMGVVGDGVAGKETAVSIAAKDSSGPYDYGMTTKLIELAEKHDIPHVIDVFPYYGSDGSAALRAGWDVRVALIGPGVHASHGMERTHVKGLNATKELIRAYIEEKFGV
- a CDS encoding HAD family hydrolase; translated protein: MLKGLIFDVDETLVYYEGYDHREWYENWVLPALRRQGIELDYENYRKTVTGELPRSYVERFGIDHVEFWKLVDEVNLEYRRKMAEMGRIKPFPDVDALGELKEMGLKLAAVSNASQECTEFVLDIFGLRKYFDVVYGKDYSNLDGVKPNPYLVEKALKALGLKPEEAIVVGDSTHDVLAAHRAGMKAVNVTRFGKVEGADYYVSDLWELVGLIKELKGENKTQSP
- the serK gene encoding L-serine kinase SerK; translation: MGVEKVPKYDIPTVKVDYVFIELDKMKPHEQLVQKELEAFIESVTGSGLFWKPMLLAKVPGEDMYLIVDGHHRWAGLQKLGAKRAPSVILDYFSDDVKVYTWYPAFKGSLEEVLERLKAEGLEVIEDPEAEEKAESGEIAFALVGEKSFAIPGGLEEQKKVSKVLDEMSVEGKIELIYYGLKEDAREDMAKGEIDYVFIRKAPSKEEVMELVKRGEVYSPKTTRHVLPFNPDKIDVKLEELF
- a CDS encoding DUF763 domain-containing protein: MRNVADLPLHGGHVPPWLAQRMRRLTRLVLLLAVDEYGTKGLLERLSDPVWFQAFNNVIGMDWDSSGSTTVTAGMIKDALWREELGVKAAGGKGKKSRATPEELKIIAEIYDLDPTPYVRTSRLVAKVDTVALQTGYQLYHHVFFLDEEGNWAVIQQGMNERERLARRFHWFDAEVFTLDPHKGIAGLKREFALNTVSKEAREYQKTLLDIIQEKPVKIERELESLKAIARGYRPLVYYKPRDVDEKALIQKYESLGRLELNKRALEFARELSVNNYEKLLLLKGLGPSTLRALSLVLELVYDVHPSWKDPVTHPPDPFKFTYAVGGKDRVPFPVERKTYDELISFLERLIEKNPQEKALVRNVTKITKNWKFPEEEKRAT